A genomic segment from Orrella daihaiensis encodes:
- the ureE gene encoding urease accessory protein UreE (involved in the assembly of the urease metallocenter; possible nickel donor) — translation MPVLYDKLIREVSQLSLSDAQVVQLTCNERQRNRLALMLPDGQAAAVVLPRGQFLQANDVLLSANGNALIIQAAVEPLMQIRADTNLSLMRMIYHLANRHVRAMIREGAILIEPDAVLEKMILQLGGHVEMVEQVFEPESGAYAGGHHHHGDDEPLDRAMGNIGEMLSIAAHHARGNHHD, via the coding sequence ATGCCTGTTCTTTACGACAAGCTGATTCGCGAAGTATCACAGTTGAGCTTGAGTGACGCTCAAGTGGTGCAACTAACTTGTAATGAGCGCCAACGTAACCGTTTGGCGCTTATGTTGCCAGACGGCCAGGCAGCGGCCGTGGTGTTGCCGCGTGGTCAGTTTCTGCAGGCCAACGACGTGTTGTTATCAGCTAATGGAAATGCATTGATCATTCAAGCTGCTGTTGAGCCCTTGATGCAAATCCGTGCAGATACAAATCTTAGTTTGATGCGAATGATTTACCACTTGGCCAACCGCCATGTAAGAGCCATGATCAGGGAAGGGGCCATTTTGATTGAGCCAGACGCTGTTCTAGAAAAAATGATTCTGCAACTGGGTGGCCATGTAGAAATGGTCGAACAAGTGTTTGAGCCTGAATCAGGGGCCTATGCAGGGGGTCACCATCACCATGGTGATGATGAACCGTTAGATCGGGCGATGGGCAATATCGGTGAGATGTTGTCAATTGCCGCTCATCACGCCCGAGGTAATCATCATGATTGA
- the ureC gene encoding urease subunit alpha, which produces MRITRQAYAEMYGPTVGDRVRLADTLLLAEIERDFTVYGEEVKFGGGKVIRDGMGQSQRMSKDCADTVLTNAVIIDWWGIVKADIGIKDGRISAIGKAGNPDVQPGVTIVIGAATEIIAAEGMIVTAGGIDSHIHFICPQQIEEALTSGITTMIGGGTGPATGTFATTVTPGPWYLARMLQAAETYPMNLGFLGKGNASLPAPLLEQIEAGAIGLKLHEDWGSTPAAIDNCLNIAEQTDTQVAIHTDTLNESGFVESTIAAIKGRVIHTYHTEGAGGGHAPDIIRACQYPYVLPSSTNPTRPYTINTIDEHLDMLMVCHHLDASIAEDIAFAESRIRRETIAAEDILHDMGAFSMIASDSQAMGRVGETIMRTWQTAHKMKQQFGALSAGGLSDPSSNDNNRIKRYIAKYTINQAVTHGIAHEVGSIEVGKLADLVIWRPAFFGVKPTTVIKGGMIATALMGDPNASIPTPQPVHYRPQFGCSTRAVGQTSITFLSHAAIAQGVPDRLGLNRLISPVGNIRKISKVDMKLNDATPQITVHPENYKVYADGVLLDCEPASVLPMAQRYFLF; this is translated from the coding sequence ATGAGAATCACCAGACAAGCCTATGCTGAGATGTATGGTCCAACGGTAGGCGACCGCGTCAGGCTTGCCGACACATTACTGCTAGCTGAAATTGAGCGTGATTTCACAGTTTATGGTGAAGAAGTTAAGTTTGGTGGTGGCAAAGTGATCCGTGACGGCATGGGGCAGTCTCAGCGAATGAGTAAAGATTGTGCTGATACGGTGCTCACCAACGCGGTCATTATTGATTGGTGGGGTATTGTTAAGGCTGATATAGGCATCAAAGACGGTCGCATCAGTGCCATCGGCAAGGCTGGAAATCCGGATGTTCAACCCGGGGTCACGATTGTGATTGGTGCTGCCACCGAAATCATTGCTGCTGAGGGCATGATCGTCACAGCGGGCGGAATTGATAGTCACATCCATTTTATTTGTCCACAGCAGATTGAAGAGGCTCTAACGTCTGGTATCACGACGATGATCGGCGGTGGTACTGGTCCGGCTACTGGCACGTTCGCAACCACGGTGACACCGGGTCCTTGGTATTTGGCTCGTATGCTGCAGGCCGCTGAAACCTATCCCATGAATCTCGGTTTTCTTGGCAAAGGCAATGCCTCATTGCCAGCGCCTTTACTCGAGCAGATTGAGGCTGGCGCGATCGGGTTAAAGCTGCATGAAGATTGGGGCAGTACGCCAGCGGCGATCGATAACTGCCTGAATATTGCTGAGCAGACTGACACACAGGTCGCTATTCACACTGACACATTGAATGAGTCGGGTTTTGTTGAATCAACAATTGCTGCCATCAAAGGACGCGTAATCCATACGTACCACACCGAAGGAGCTGGTGGAGGTCACGCACCTGACATTATCCGTGCCTGCCAATACCCTTACGTTTTACCGTCTTCGACCAACCCTACACGACCCTATACGATCAATACGATCGACGAGCATCTGGATATGCTCATGGTATGCCATCATCTGGATGCTAGCATCGCAGAGGACATAGCATTTGCAGAAAGTCGGATTCGTCGTGAGACTATCGCGGCTGAAGATATCCTGCATGATATGGGTGCCTTTTCGATGATTGCATCAGACAGTCAGGCAATGGGCAGGGTGGGTGAGACGATTATGCGTACGTGGCAAACCGCCCACAAAATGAAACAGCAGTTTGGTGCACTGTCAGCTGGCGGTTTAAGCGATCCGAGTTCGAATGATAATAATCGGATTAAACGTTACATCGCCAAGTACACGATTAATCAGGCTGTTACCCATGGAATTGCCCATGAGGTTGGTTCGATCGAGGTCGGCAAGTTGGCCGATTTAGTCATTTGGCGCCCGGCATTTTTCGGGGTAAAGCCAACCACGGTAATTAAGGGTGGGATGATCGCGACTGCCTTAATGGGCGATCCAAATGCATCAATTCCAACACCACAACCGGTCCATTACAGACCACAGTTTGGCTGCTCGACCAGAGCGGTGGGCCAAACGAGCATTACGTTTCTTTCACACGCAGCTATAGCGCAGGGTGTGCCAGATCGATTGGGTCTGAACCGACTGATCAGCCCCGTTGGCAATATTAGAAAGATAAGCAAAGTCGATATGAAGCTTAACGATGCGACGCCTCAAATCACGGTTCACCCGGAAAACTACAAAGTCTATGCTGATGGAGTTTTGCTTGATTGCGAACCAGCGTCGGTTTTACCGATGGCACAACGATACTTTTTGTTTTGA
- a CDS encoding FeoA family protein, producing the protein MRTLGELKTGDQAKVIGLTGGGSSYRRKLLAMGLTPATVLEVLRMAPMGDPVEIRIRGCNLSLRREEASLVNVEVL; encoded by the coding sequence ATGCGCACATTAGGCGAACTAAAAACTGGAGATCAGGCAAAGGTAATCGGACTTACAGGCGGTGGCTCAAGTTATCGCCGCAAATTACTGGCAATGGGACTAACGCCTGCAACAGTCTTGGAAGTTTTACGCATGGCGCCCATGGGGGATCCTGTAGAGATCCGAATCCGTGGTTGCAATCTATCTCTGCGTCGCGAAGAGGCCAGCCTAGTCAACGTAGAGGTGCTGTAA
- the ureG gene encoding urease accessory protein UreG codes for MSSLSSALRVGVGGPVGSGKTTLVEMLCKRMRDRFNLAVVTNDIYTKEDERLLVAAGALPADRILGVETGGCPHTAIREDASINLEAVERMQHRFPGLELIFIESGGDNLAATFSPDLSDLTIYVIDVAGGEKIPRKGGPGITRSDLLVINKIDLAPYVGANLDVMRHDTDRMRPERPWVMTDLKSGHGLDTVVDFIVTKGCLSL; via the coding sequence ATGAGCTCACTCAGTAGTGCGCTGCGAGTTGGTGTTGGTGGTCCTGTAGGTTCTGGCAAAACCACCTTGGTAGAAATGTTGTGTAAGCGTATGCGCGACAGATTTAATCTTGCTGTGGTGACCAATGATATCTACACCAAGGAGGATGAGCGGCTGCTAGTGGCCGCTGGTGCGTTGCCAGCCGACCGTATTCTGGGCGTTGAGACTGGCGGATGTCCTCACACTGCGATTCGGGAGGATGCCTCGATTAATCTCGAGGCTGTAGAGCGCATGCAGCATCGGTTTCCCGGACTTGAGCTCATTTTCATAGAATCTGGAGGCGACAATCTTGCGGCTACATTTAGTCCTGACTTGTCTGATTTAACGATCTATGTAATCGATGTTGCTGGTGGTGAAAAAATTCCACGCAAAGGCGGGCCCGGCATTACTCGCAGTGACTTGCTCGTGATTAACAAGATTGACCTCGCTCCCTATGTTGGTGCCAATCTTGATGTAATGCGCCACGACACTGACCGTATGCGGCCTGAGCGTCCTTGGGTGATGACTGATTTGAAGTCAGGTCACGGCCTTGATACGGTCGTCGACTTTATTGTGACCAAGGGTTGCCTGTCATTGTAG
- a CDS encoding transporter: MVRHALASALALAITATINSAAHAFFPFVTDDTGTQGQGGSQIEVNYEFVKEHNDEIDLEGRVIGTGSGTSNIFPTSYTYGITNNLDLFIGLARQSSPVSGWLNSEIGAKWVFAGEQTKDWSFAVKPTLLLPVSKNMQNQGLGNSKTNLGITLVSSYVADKHELHLNLDYTSNRYAMSADSEDQRKSLWRVSAAPVYVINDRWKAGIDIGIQTNPSYSSKYQAFGELGLQYAPMKNLQLGLGLISTTALNSSDNGWSYAITTGVAYQF, from the coding sequence ATGGTACGTCATGCACTGGCCAGTGCCCTCGCACTGGCAATCACTGCCACTATCAATTCAGCAGCACACGCTTTTTTTCCGTTTGTGACAGACGACACCGGAACACAAGGCCAAGGCGGCAGTCAGATTGAAGTTAACTATGAATTTGTCAAAGAACATAATGATGAGATTGATCTCGAGGGACGTGTCATTGGCACTGGATCAGGTACCAGCAATATCTTCCCTACTTCCTACACGTATGGCATCACTAATAATCTAGATTTATTCATTGGACTAGCGCGTCAAAGCAGTCCAGTTAGTGGTTGGCTAAATAGCGAAATAGGTGCAAAGTGGGTCTTTGCCGGTGAGCAGACCAAGGATTGGAGCTTCGCTGTCAAACCTACCCTGCTCTTGCCTGTCAGCAAAAATATGCAAAATCAGGGGCTTGGCAATTCCAAAACCAATCTTGGAATCACACTGGTCAGTTCGTATGTTGCTGATAAACACGAACTGCACTTAAACCTTGATTACACAAGCAATCGTTATGCGATGTCAGCGGATTCAGAAGACCAAAGAAAATCGCTTTGGCGCGTATCAGCGGCACCTGTCTATGTGATCAATGATCGATGGAAGGCCGGTATTGACATAGGAATCCAGACCAATCCAAGCTATAGCAGCAAGTATCAGGCTTTCGGTGAACTTGGTCTGCAGTATGCACCCATGAAAAACTTACAGCTCGGATTAGGCCTGATCAGCACCACCGCACTGAACTCTTCAGACAATGGCTGGAGTTACGCAATTACAACGGGCGTGGCCTATCAGTTCTGA
- a CDS encoding FeoA family protein, producing the protein MASETMPLSMAQAGVALRISTILGGSSLLRKLTEMGLNAGTELQIRQQQRGSVVVCRGNMRYAIGLGMAHKIMVEII; encoded by the coding sequence ATGGCATCCGAAACAATGCCACTAAGCATGGCGCAGGCCGGGGTTGCGCTACGAATTAGCACCATATTGGGCGGTTCTAGCTTGCTACGCAAACTGACGGAGATGGGTTTGAACGCAGGCACAGAACTCCAAATTCGCCAACAGCAGCGTGGATCAGTCGTCGTATGCAGGGGAAATATGCGCTACGCCATTGGACTAGGCATGGCCCACAAAATCATGGTCGAAATTATCTGA
- a CDS encoding urease subunit gamma, with the protein MDLTPREKDKLLIFTAALLAERRLARGLKLNVPEAIAFITAAIMEGARDGKTVASLMSEGRDVLTRDQVMEGVADMIPDIQVEATFPDGTKLVTVHQPIA; encoded by the coding sequence ATGGATCTAACACCTAGAGAAAAAGACAAGCTTTTGATCTTTACCGCCGCGTTACTGGCCGAGAGAAGGTTGGCGCGAGGGTTGAAGCTCAATGTGCCTGAGGCGATCGCCTTTATTACTGCAGCCATTATGGAAGGTGCGCGGGACGGTAAGACCGTCGCATCACTGATGAGTGAAGGGCGTGATGTACTGACCCGAGATCAGGTGATGGAGGGTGTGGCAGACATGATTCCCGATATACAGGTTGAGGCAACGTTCCCAGATGGCACTAAGTTAGTCACCGTACACCAACCGATTGCTTAA
- a CDS encoding urease accessory protein UreF, producing MIDQHHWLDAMHLASASLPIGGFAYSQGLEQACHAGTVHDLRSAKTWINDYLLLVIARQEMPWWKVIYDAARDDDWMTVESATQMLNALRETAELRLEAMQMGHAMVRLYDQWRAIDIQQLQSQATGIPDTVKQVLQTDYTAAHAALCGFRRLELHAAMAAWLWSWIDNQVLGAVKLVPLGQQDGQSLIHALKPKILEVIEIASNTVMANAGSAPIGLMLASTQHEIQYARLFRS from the coding sequence ATGATTGATCAGCATCATTGGCTTGATGCTATGCATCTGGCCAGTGCCAGTTTGCCGATTGGCGGGTTTGCTTACTCGCAAGGGCTGGAACAAGCCTGTCATGCAGGTACTGTACATGATTTACGTTCGGCCAAGACTTGGATAAATGACTACCTGTTACTTGTGATCGCGCGACAAGAGATGCCCTGGTGGAAAGTGATTTACGACGCTGCTCGCGATGATGATTGGATGACTGTTGAATCAGCTACCCAGATGCTAAATGCCTTGAGGGAAACAGCGGAGTTAAGGCTTGAGGCGATGCAAATGGGGCACGCAATGGTTCGGTTATACGATCAATGGCGAGCAATTGATATTCAACAACTACAGAGTCAGGCAACTGGCATTCCAGATACCGTCAAGCAAGTCCTGCAAACAGATTACACAGCAGCGCATGCAGCGTTATGTGGCTTCCGTCGGCTAGAGCTTCACGCTGCGATGGCCGCCTGGTTATGGTCGTGGATCGATAACCAGGTCTTGGGGGCCGTGAAGCTTGTGCCGCTCGGGCAACAGGACGGCCAGTCGCTGATTCACGCGCTTAAACCCAAGATTCTGGAGGTTATAGAAATTGCATCGAACACAGTCATGGCAAATGCCGGCTCGGCACCGATCGGTTTGATGTTGGCTAGCACCCAGCACGAGATCCAATATGCACGTTTATTCAGGAGTTAA
- a CDS encoding urease accessory protein UreD codes for MLAPLISADSTNSANAVSWNASLKLVFDWRADCTDLRFKHEGPLRIQKPLYPDGRECCHAVVIHPPGGIAGGDVLQIDVSVASEAHAVISTPSAAKWYGSFDQKRASQRIEIDLYGCLEWLPSETIVFDRADVESVMTISARDEARMIGWDLLIFGRQGSGERFELGCFDQTLKVTLGGETVWIDRLRLGGSDPLFESPIGLGGNYALATCWVIAPESEPWFEDRVDSIRSACGSIAWTRLHPRLLIGRQVGCPIQMHRRMQQAWRFIKQSYWNLPANDLRLWAT; via the coding sequence GTGCTTGCACCGCTGATCTCTGCTGATAGCACCAACTCCGCTAATGCGGTGAGTTGGAACGCGTCATTGAAATTGGTGTTCGACTGGAGAGCGGACTGTACAGATCTGCGTTTTAAGCATGAGGGACCTCTTCGAATACAGAAGCCACTCTATCCTGATGGGCGAGAGTGTTGTCATGCAGTGGTCATCCATCCGCCCGGCGGAATTGCAGGTGGTGATGTTCTGCAGATAGATGTGTCGGTGGCATCAGAGGCACATGCTGTGATCTCTACTCCCTCAGCGGCCAAGTGGTACGGGTCATTTGATCAAAAGCGTGCAAGCCAGCGGATTGAAATCGACCTATATGGATGTTTGGAATGGTTGCCAAGCGAGACCATCGTATTTGATCGAGCGGATGTAGAGTCAGTAATGACTATTAGCGCTCGTGATGAGGCCCGAATGATCGGTTGGGATTTGTTGATTTTTGGGCGCCAAGGCAGTGGTGAGCGTTTTGAGTTGGGGTGTTTTGATCAAACGCTTAAAGTCACATTGGGTGGCGAGACGGTGTGGATAGATCGGCTTCGACTGGGTGGTTCGGACCCTTTGTTTGAATCACCCATTGGCCTTGGTGGGAACTATGCACTAGCGACTTGTTGGGTGATCGCCCCTGAGTCTGAGCCATGGTTTGAAGATCGTGTTGATTCTATTCGTTCGGCTTGTGGGTCTATTGCGTGGACAAGGTTACACCCGCGTTTATTGATAGGGCGGCAAGTCGGTTGCCCGATTCAGATGCATCGTCGTATGCAGCAGGCGTGGCGTTTCATCAAGCAGTCATATTGGAACTTGCCTGCAAATGACTTGCGTTTGTGGGCTACTTAA
- a CDS encoding urease subunit beta, with translation MIPGELIVRAGHVELNADRPTMSIRVVNTGDRPVQIGSHYHFAEVNESLKFDRDVVLGFRLNIAAGTAVRFEPGQARDVELVEYSGLRTVYGFQGKVMGGLDIKGDHT, from the coding sequence ATGATCCCCGGTGAGCTAATTGTTCGTGCTGGTCATGTTGAGCTTAATGCCGACAGACCAACGATGAGCATACGGGTCGTCAACACGGGTGACAGGCCAGTCCAAATCGGCTCACACTATCATTTTGCCGAGGTCAATGAATCGTTGAAGTTTGACCGCGATGTCGTTCTGGGCTTTAGGCTGAACATTGCAGCAGGTACAGCAGTGCGGTTTGAGCCTGGTCAGGCACGTGATGTTGAACTGGTTGAATATAGCGGCTTGCGCACGGTGTATGGGTTTCAAGGCAAAGTCATGGGTGGGTTGGATATCAAAGGAGACCACACATGA
- a CDS encoding FeoC-like transcriptional regulator, translating to MILSKVTNYLKLNRRAALLDMACVLDISPEALRHMLDRLEIRGTIRRLPTGTTCGGGCNKCKPQDIELYEWCC from the coding sequence ATGATTCTAAGCAAAGTCACGAACTATCTAAAACTGAATCGTCGGGCTGCCTTGCTAGATATGGCTTGCGTGCTGGACATCAGCCCCGAAGCTCTTCGCCATATGCTTGATCGCCTGGAAATCCGCGGCACTATACGTCGCTTACCAACCGGTACTACATGCGGTGGCGGTTGCAACAAATGCAAGCCACAAGACATTGAACTTTATGAGTGGTGCTGCTAA
- a CDS encoding gamma-glutamylcyclotransferase family protein: MIQQYQSQRNRTAHVFTYGSLMYPEIFEQVAGVLPQSVLATAHHWRRHSLAGRTYPGALPDSTGQSTITGVLWLNVSSLAISALDRFEGQEYRRVGIDVTTSDGKKFQANIYQWLLPTQILWDDWCTESFEQNHRQNFVQTHGVSQDSKTR, from the coding sequence ATGATCCAGCAGTATCAAAGCCAAAGAAATCGGACAGCCCATGTTTTTACGTATGGGTCATTGATGTACCCTGAAATCTTTGAACAGGTCGCCGGCGTCTTACCCCAATCTGTGCTGGCTACAGCACATCACTGGCGCAGGCACTCACTGGCAGGTCGCACTTACCCAGGCGCCCTGCCCGATAGCACCGGCCAATCCACAATTACGGGGGTGCTATGGCTGAACGTTTCATCGCTTGCGATTTCTGCACTTGATCGATTCGAGGGACAGGAATACCGGCGCGTCGGCATTGACGTCACGACATCAGACGGCAAAAAATTTCAAGCAAATATTTATCAATGGCTCTTGCCCACGCAGATTTTGTGGGATGACTGGTGTACCGAGAGCTTCGAACAAAATCACCGGCAGAATTTCGTTCAAACCCATGGCGTGAGTCAGGATTCAAAAACCAGATAG
- the feoB gene encoding Fe(2+) transporter permease subunit FeoB — MQNYTRRTIGLIGNPNCGKTTLFNALTGSKQRVGNWPGVTVERKSGFYRHNDHEIEVIDLPGTYSLDVVDHAISLDEMVARQYMQQGEADLIINIVDASNLERNLYLTTQLADMGMPLLVVLNMMDVAQTKGIRIDVQRLEQMLGCPVLTVIASEGRGITELKNSIALATQVGTRPRVSVQFNQQIEASISEIQNSLTRNQPDQQNPRLTAIRLLEGDQSAHQSVDSHSSLLAKKLATEHGDDLDLLMADGRFGLANEICKTCVQAQGRITRDTTDRIDGVVLNRVLGIPIFLLMMYLMFMLTINAGGAFIDFFDMAAAAVFVDGFAQWLQIIGSPQWLTVMLANGIGGGIQTVATFIPIIGFLYLFLSLLEDSGYMARAAFVMDRFMRWIGLPGKSFVPLIVGFGCNVPAIMATRTLEHRRDRLLTIAMAPFMSCGARLPVYVLFAAAFFPSHAQNVVFALYLIGIAAAVMTGLILKSSLLKGEVTPFIMELPPYHLPTLRGVLIHTWDRLKGFVIRAGRIIVPMVLVLNFLNALGTDGSFGNEDSNSSVLAEIGRTISPAFSPFGLNAENWPAAVGIFTGVLAKEAVVGTLNATYESLAKSDAVQRGETPAPEEPFDLAVALNEAVATIPANLVDALNSWTDPLGINVGDLTDLQAASEDQEVSVGTFGAMAERFDGSAGAFAYLLFILLYFPCTAATAAVYQESGTRWMLFVVAWTTGLGYGLATLWYQAANFERAPMTATAWIVGTLMLFFAALAAMRRYGKVQRSLPATVIHST, encoded by the coding sequence GTGCAGAATTACACCCGTCGAACTATCGGACTCATCGGTAACCCCAATTGCGGCAAGACCACCCTTTTTAATGCGTTGACTGGTTCTAAGCAACGTGTGGGCAATTGGCCAGGTGTCACCGTTGAGCGCAAGAGTGGCTTTTACCGTCACAACGACCATGAAATCGAAGTTATTGACTTGCCAGGAACTTATTCGCTTGATGTGGTTGATCATGCCATCTCCCTTGACGAGATGGTGGCGCGTCAGTACATGCAGCAAGGCGAAGCTGATTTGATTATCAACATCGTCGACGCATCCAATTTAGAACGCAATCTTTACCTGACAACGCAACTTGCTGATATGGGTATGCCACTTCTGGTGGTCTTGAATATGATGGATGTTGCCCAAACGAAAGGCATTCGTATCGATGTTCAGCGGCTCGAGCAAATGCTTGGATGCCCCGTCCTAACCGTCATTGCGTCAGAAGGCCGTGGCATAACTGAGCTCAAAAACAGCATTGCACTGGCAACACAAGTAGGCACACGACCGCGCGTCAGCGTCCAATTTAATCAGCAGATTGAAGCATCGATTAGTGAAATACAAAATTCATTGACTCGAAATCAGCCGGACCAACAAAATCCAAGGCTGACTGCGATACGCCTGCTCGAGGGCGATCAATCTGCACATCAAAGCGTAGACAGTCATAGCTCCTTACTCGCTAAAAAACTGGCGACTGAACACGGAGATGATCTCGATTTGCTGATGGCTGATGGTCGCTTCGGACTAGCTAATGAGATTTGCAAAACCTGCGTTCAAGCACAAGGCCGTATTACAAGAGACACCACCGATCGAATTGATGGTGTTGTACTGAACCGCGTGCTCGGCATACCAATTTTTTTGTTGATGATGTACTTGATGTTCATGCTGACCATCAATGCCGGCGGAGCTTTTATTGACTTCTTCGACATGGCCGCAGCTGCCGTGTTTGTCGACGGCTTTGCTCAATGGCTTCAGATCATAGGGTCGCCGCAGTGGCTAACCGTCATGCTGGCTAATGGAATAGGTGGCGGAATCCAGACTGTCGCTACTTTTATCCCAATCATCGGTTTCCTTTACTTGTTTTTGTCGTTACTCGAAGACTCAGGCTACATGGCTCGCGCTGCATTTGTGATGGATCGGTTTATGCGTTGGATCGGTCTCCCCGGTAAATCTTTTGTGCCACTGATTGTTGGATTCGGTTGTAACGTGCCAGCCATCATGGCTACTCGAACACTCGAGCATCGTCGTGATCGACTTCTAACCATCGCGATGGCTCCATTTATGTCGTGCGGTGCCCGTTTACCTGTCTATGTTCTGTTTGCCGCGGCTTTTTTCCCGAGCCATGCACAAAACGTGGTGTTTGCGCTTTATCTGATTGGAATAGCAGCCGCGGTAATGACGGGCCTAATTTTGAAGAGCTCGTTGCTCAAGGGTGAGGTGACACCCTTCATTATGGAACTTCCGCCCTATCATTTACCAACACTGAGGGGCGTATTGATTCACACGTGGGATCGTCTAAAAGGGTTTGTCATAAGAGCCGGACGAATTATTGTGCCCATGGTGTTAGTTCTAAATTTTCTGAACGCACTCGGTACTGACGGCTCATTCGGAAATGAGGATAGCAACTCATCGGTATTAGCGGAGATCGGCAGAACCATCTCGCCAGCATTTTCTCCATTTGGACTTAACGCAGAAAACTGGCCTGCAGCTGTGGGAATTTTTACAGGCGTTCTTGCCAAGGAAGCCGTCGTCGGCACGCTCAATGCCACATATGAGTCTCTGGCCAAAAGCGATGCAGTTCAACGGGGTGAAACACCAGCACCTGAGGAACCTTTCGATCTAGCGGTTGCGCTAAACGAGGCGGTGGCAACCATCCCGGCAAATCTAGTCGATGCGCTAAACAGCTGGACGGATCCCTTGGGAATCAATGTTGGGGACTTAACTGATCTACAGGCTGCATCTGAAGATCAAGAAGTCTCTGTTGGTACCTTTGGTGCGATGGCTGAGCGTTTTGATGGGTCCGCTGGTGCCTTCGCATACCTGCTGTTTATCCTGCTTTACTTCCCATGCACTGCAGCAACCGCTGCCGTCTATCAAGAAAGTGGCACCCGCTGGATGTTATTTGTCGTAGCTTGGACAACCGGCCTAGGCTATGGACTCGCGACCCTATGGTACCAAGCGGCTAATTTTGAACGTGCCCCAATGACCGCTACTGCATGGATTGTTGGCACCTTGATGCTCTTTTTTGCCGCACTGGCTGCCATGAGGCGTTATGGCAAGGTGCAAAGGTCGCTGCCAGCAACCGTCATTCATAGCACGTAA